The genomic DNA ACCGCCCAGGTTCCGGCCGGCTTCCGTCTGGAGCTGCTCGAACAGGACGCGCCGGTCGAGCTGCGACGCGAAAAAATCTCCCAGGCTGACTTTCTGCTCGGCTATCCCGGTAATCCGTCCGGCGCGGAGATTGCCGCCGCCAGCCGGCTCAAACTCTTCCAGGTCCTGAGTGCGGGCTATGAATGGCTGGATCTGGCCGCCTTTCAGCACGCCGGGATTCCGGTCGCCAACAACGGCGGGGCCAACGCCCCGACGGTGGCCGAGCACGCCCTGCTGCTGATTCTGGCCGTGTATAAAAAACTGCCCCTGCACCACGACAGCCTGCACCAGGGACGCTGGCTGGGCTTGCAGGAGACCCTGGGCATGCGCGAGTTCCGGGCCAAGACCCTGGGGATTGTCGGTTTTGGCCGCATCGGCCGCCAGCTGGCCCGCCTGGCGAGCGGCTTTGAGGCCACGATTCGGTACTACGATACGGTCCGCGCGCCGGCCGAGCTTGAGCGGGAGCTGGGCGCCACCGCCCTGCCCCTGGACGCGCTGCTGGGCGAGGCCGATGT from Desulfurellaceae bacterium includes the following:
- a CDS encoding 2-hydroxyacid dehydrogenase is translated as MSEHPTIVFLYSPRYVPQQIIDMATAQVPAGFRLELLEQDAPVELRREKISQADFLLGYPGNPSGAEIAAASRLKLFQVLSAGYEWLDLAAFQHAGIPVANNGGANAPTVAEHALLLILAVYKKLPLHHDSLHQGRWLGLQETLGMREFRAKTLGIVGFGRIGRQLARLASGFEATIRYYDTVRAPAELERELGATALPLDALLGEADVVSIHTPLTDRTRGIIDARALGLMKASAILVNTSRGPVVDEPALIDALRTRQIAGAGLDVFAAEPMPTDSPLLDLDNVVVTPHIAGVTLDTWARRISFGFANIQRVAAGQAAESIIGGGQG